Proteins found in one Paenibacillus sp. FSL R10-2782 genomic segment:
- a CDS encoding DJ-1/PfpI family protein has translation MKTYVFIYEGFVQFEIMLATYFLRTRGEIIPFAISKDPVTSYEGFSVLPLCSIDQVDMESVDLLVIPGGDISGVAANKHLHKLLQQLHQNKKGIGAICGGTLLLGQAGVLNGRSFTTNVVEEMEKLGPQGTFVNTNVVTDGHIVTAKANAYVDFGIELGKLMDIYKNEQDLEETISFFKYFEPLN, from the coding sequence ATGAAAACATACGTATTTATTTACGAAGGTTTTGTACAGTTTGAAATCATGTTGGCAACATATTTTTTAAGAACACGTGGAGAAATTATCCCTTTTGCAATTAGCAAAGATCCTGTTACTTCATACGAGGGTTTTTCAGTTCTTCCGTTGTGCTCAATAGATCAAGTGGATATGGAGAGTGTGGATCTACTGGTTATTCCAGGTGGTGACATAAGCGGAGTTGCTGCGAATAAGCATCTGCACAAATTGCTCCAGCAGTTGCATCAGAATAAAAAAGGGATCGGTGCTATTTGTGGAGGTACATTATTGTTGGGTCAGGCGGGTGTGCTGAATGGGCGCTCATTTACGACTAACGTAGTTGAAGAGATGGAGAAGCTTGGCCCTCAGGGAACATTCGTAAATACCAATGTTGTTACAGATGGACATATCGTTACAGCCAAAGCCAACGCCTATGTAGATTTTGGTATTGAATTGGGAAAGCTCATGGATATTTACAAAAACGAGCAGGATCTGGAAGAGACTATTTCATTTTTTAAATATTTTGAACCGTTAAATTAG
- a CDS encoding saccharopine dehydrogenase NADP-binding domain-containing protein, protein MTKDNIIIIGGYGHVGKILCTELSKMFPGKVFAAGRSMERAAEFSKQSGGKVLPLQLNIREPIAPSILKQARIVIMCLDQENTDLVRACLQHGVHYMDITANAAFLSQVERCHQEARAYQATALLSVGLAPGLTNLLALQATQLMDRTDELNISLMLGLGDEHGQAAIEWTVDQIHTDLEVMEQGRPVIRKSFSDGRVTDFGTGVGRHRAYRFPFSDQHTLPRTLGIPTVSTRLCFDARLTTRLLAGLRTTGISGLLRQQSVRNAVVRSFSKLHLGGNAVAVKVDARGTLHGKETKAECQLRGHHQSDLTARAAIFAALALYRSELDHGVFHMEQCFSWNRMREWLGQQVAVDIQVNGQQV, encoded by the coding sequence ATGACAAAGGATAACATTATCATCATTGGCGGATATGGTCATGTCGGAAAAATTTTATGTACGGAACTAAGTAAAATGTTTCCCGGCAAGGTGTTTGCCGCAGGGCGTAGCATGGAACGTGCCGCTGAATTTAGCAAGCAATCGGGTGGTAAGGTACTGCCTTTACAGCTTAATATTCGTGAGCCGATAGCCCCGTCGATTTTAAAGCAGGCCAGGATCGTTATCATGTGTCTGGATCAGGAAAACACAGACCTGGTACGTGCCTGCCTTCAGCATGGGGTGCATTATATGGATATTACCGCGAATGCAGCCTTCTTGAGTCAGGTGGAGCGGTGTCATCAGGAGGCGCGAGCTTATCAGGCTACTGCCCTGCTAAGTGTAGGATTGGCCCCGGGGCTGACAAATCTGTTGGCACTGCAAGCGACGCAGCTTATGGATCGGACGGATGAGTTGAACATATCTCTGATGCTGGGCTTGGGAGACGAACACGGTCAGGCTGCCATTGAATGGACAGTGGATCAGATTCATACCGATTTGGAGGTTATGGAACAGGGCCGCCCGGTGATTCGAAAAAGCTTTAGCGACGGGCGGGTGACAGATTTCGGCACAGGTGTAGGGCGTCACCGCGCGTATCGTTTTCCTTTTTCCGATCAGCATACACTTCCACGTACGCTCGGAATTCCTACGGTCAGCACACGTCTTTGCTTCGATGCGCGGTTGACGACCCGGCTTCTGGCAGGGCTTCGTACAACAGGGATATCGGGTTTACTCCGACAGCAATCCGTGCGTAACGCAGTGGTTCGCAGCTTTAGCAAGCTGCATCTGGGAGGGAATGCGGTGGCGGTCAAGGTAGACGCGCGAGGAACCCTCCATGGCAAGGAAACGAAAGCCGAATGCCAACTAAGGGGACATCATCAGTCCGATTTAACCGCCAGGGCAGCCATCTTTGCAGCGCTGGCGCTATACCGCTCCGAGCTTGATCATGGTGTATTTCACATGGAGCAGTGTTTTTCGTGGAATCGTATGCGGGAATGGCTGGGGCAGCAGGTAGCCGTGGATATTCAGGTGAACGGACAGCAGGTGTAG